Proteins from a single region of Microbacterium sp. zg-Y818:
- the pepN gene encoding aminopeptidase N, which translates to MDTATANLTRGETAARSAAVTVQSIRVELDLTTAPDPDRTGFRTVSELEFGSRTESTWIDFIGEAVELVEVNGAAQPVQWDGARIRVTGLGPRNTVRIVARGAYSRSGEGLHRFVDPVDGATYLYTQYEPADARRVMACFEQPDMKARYTFVVTAPKGWEVLSNRQAVAEIDLGDARTTEFAPTLPLSSYITAVAAGPYHRVDAQWSRGEQTVALGVLCRASLARHLDAEEIIEITRQGLDFFTDAFAYPYPWGKYDQIFVPEYNLGAMENPGLVTFTEAYVFRGAATVAQREGRANTILHEMAHMWFGDLVTMKWWDDLWLKESFADYMGAHATAAATRFGDAWVTFAARRKAWAYQQDQLPTTHPIVADIPDLEAAKLNFDGITYAKGAAVLKQLVAFVGEEAFFEGARRYFAAHAFGNTTLDDLLTELGTVSGRDVRAWSRAWLQTTGMSTLSVERGDDGFTLVQTDPRPHRLGAAVYRLSDGRLVRGEAGEYDVDKARTPLPLPDDADLILLNDGDRTYAKVRLDATSLDAVQAALSTIDDALARAVVWSALWNAARDGELPVARYLDIVRRHAPAESNIALLTDVLANAGFAVAHYVPEARRAEESAAWLQTTWQGMWDAEPGSGAQLAWARAVGHAAAYDGSRAPALRSMLEGADAAPQGLALDPELRWSWWTALATTGEASTADADAQLTRDDTATGRTAYIEMCAAQPVADVRAAAWQRAWDDVALTNDHLSATIAGFRAGGRRDLIAGFDADYYARLRGTWSERSIEIARRLVRGLFPASESLEPADRWLAENADAPGALRRIVIEQRDHLARDLRVRAAQ; encoded by the coding sequence ATGGACACCGCCACCGCCAACCTGACCCGCGGAGAGACAGCAGCACGATCGGCCGCGGTGACCGTGCAGAGCATCCGGGTGGAGCTCGACCTGACCACGGCACCGGACCCTGACCGCACCGGGTTCAGGACCGTCAGCGAGCTGGAGTTCGGCTCCCGCACCGAGTCGACGTGGATCGACTTCATCGGCGAAGCGGTGGAGCTGGTCGAGGTGAACGGCGCCGCTCAGCCGGTGCAGTGGGACGGGGCGCGCATCCGCGTCACGGGCTTGGGGCCCCGCAACACCGTGCGCATCGTCGCCCGCGGCGCCTACAGCCGCTCCGGTGAAGGACTGCACCGCTTCGTGGACCCCGTGGACGGCGCGACGTACCTGTACACCCAGTACGAGCCGGCCGACGCGCGTCGCGTCATGGCGTGCTTCGAGCAGCCCGACATGAAGGCGCGGTACACGTTCGTCGTGACCGCCCCCAAGGGCTGGGAGGTCCTGTCGAACCGCCAGGCGGTCGCCGAGATCGACCTCGGCGACGCCCGCACGACCGAGTTCGCGCCCACCCTGCCGCTCTCGAGCTACATCACCGCCGTCGCCGCCGGGCCCTACCACCGGGTCGACGCGCAATGGAGCCGCGGCGAGCAGACCGTCGCTCTCGGCGTGCTCTGCCGCGCGTCTCTGGCGCGGCACCTCGACGCCGAGGAGATCATCGAGATCACCCGTCAGGGGCTGGACTTCTTCACCGACGCCTTCGCCTACCCGTACCCGTGGGGCAAGTACGACCAGATCTTCGTGCCCGAGTACAACCTCGGCGCCATGGAGAACCCGGGCCTGGTGACCTTCACCGAGGCGTACGTGTTCCGGGGCGCGGCCACCGTTGCGCAGCGCGAAGGACGGGCGAACACGATTCTGCACGAGATGGCCCACATGTGGTTCGGCGATCTCGTGACGATGAAGTGGTGGGACGACCTGTGGCTGAAGGAGTCGTTCGCCGATTACATGGGCGCCCACGCCACGGCCGCGGCGACACGGTTCGGCGACGCCTGGGTCACCTTCGCGGCCCGCCGCAAGGCGTGGGCCTATCAGCAGGACCAGCTGCCGACGACGCATCCGATCGTCGCGGACATCCCCGACCTCGAAGCGGCCAAGCTCAACTTCGACGGCATCACCTACGCCAAGGGCGCCGCCGTACTCAAGCAGCTGGTCGCCTTCGTCGGCGAGGAGGCGTTCTTCGAGGGCGCCCGCCGCTACTTCGCCGCGCACGCCTTCGGCAACACGACGCTGGACGACCTGCTCACCGAGCTCGGGACGGTTTCGGGCCGCGACGTGCGGGCGTGGTCGCGTGCCTGGCTGCAGACCACGGGCATGTCCACCCTGTCCGTCGAGCGGGGCGACGACGGGTTCACCCTCGTGCAGACCGACCCGCGCCCGCATCGGCTGGGGGCAGCGGTGTACCGCCTCAGCGATGGACGGCTGGTGCGCGGCGAGGCCGGTGAGTACGACGTCGACAAGGCACGCACGCCGCTGCCGCTCCCGGACGACGCCGACCTGATCCTGCTCAACGACGGCGACCGCACCTACGCCAAGGTGCGCCTGGATGCCACCTCGCTCGACGCCGTGCAGGCGGCGCTGTCGACGATCGACGACGCGCTGGCGCGCGCGGTGGTCTGGTCAGCCCTCTGGAACGCGGCCCGGGACGGCGAACTGCCCGTCGCACGGTACCTGGACATCGTGCGCCGCCACGCGCCCGCCGAGTCGAACATCGCGCTGCTGACCGACGTGCTGGCCAACGCCGGTTTCGCCGTCGCCCACTACGTGCCCGAGGCGCGGCGTGCCGAAGAGAGCGCGGCGTGGCTGCAGACCACGTGGCAGGGGATGTGGGACGCAGAGCCCGGCAGCGGAGCACAGCTGGCCTGGGCTCGCGCCGTGGGTCACGCTGCCGCCTACGACGGGTCGCGGGCACCTGCGCTGCGCTCCATGCTCGAGGGTGCAGATGCCGCGCCGCAGGGCCTCGCCCTCGACCCCGAGCTGCGCTGGAGCTGGTGGACCGCCCTGGCGACCACCGGCGAAGCGTCGACGGCGGATGCGGATGCCCAGCTGACCCGTGACGATACCGCGACCGGTCGCACCGCCTACATCGAGATGTGCGCCGCCCAGCCCGTCGCCGACGTCCGCGCTGCGGCGTGGCAGCGTGCCTGGGACGACGTGGCCCTCACCAATGACCATCTGAGCGCCACCATCGCCGGTTTCCGCGCGGGCGGGCGGCGCGACCTGATCGCAGGCTTCGATGCCGACTACTACGCCCGCCTCCGCGGGACATGGTCCGAGCGCAGCATCGAGATCGCACGTCGCCTCGTGCGGGGCCTCTTTCCGGCATCCGAGTCGCTCGAACCCGCAGATCGCTGGCTCGCCGAGAACGCCGACGCCCCCGGCGCCCTCCGGCGCATCGTCATCGAGCAGCGTGACCACCTGGCCCGCGACCTGCGCGTGCGCGCAGCGCAGTAG
- the dxs gene encoding 1-deoxy-D-xylulose-5-phosphate synthase translates to MSLLDSVDGPRDLDRLTTAQLEQLAGEVREFLVDNVSRTGGHLGPNLGVVELTIAIHRVFHSPDDPIIFDTGHQSYVHKLLTGRKDFSQLRSRGGLAGYPQRSESPHDVVESSHASSSLSWADGVSRALTRTGRTDRHVVAVVGDGALTGGMTWEALNNITDDNDRNLVIVINDNGRSYAPTIGGMARYLNRVRTAETYRSLHRGSATLSRRLGPAARAVYRGVRGGTHGFLSRFVNNAALYSNLDIKYLGPVDGHDMASLVETLELAKSYGAPVIVHAITEKGRGYAPARSDEADQFHAVGKIDPITGEAIGGAGSGAWTDVFSEELVRAGEQREDIIAITAAMLRPTGLLPFAQRFPDRVYDVGIAEQHAVASAAGLAYGGLHPVVALYATFMNRAFDQVLMDVALHKAGVTFVLDRAGVTGPDGPSHHGVWDLAMLQLVPHIRIAVPRDAERLREEFHEAIAVEDGPTVVRFPKGAVGDDLPAIERLSDGVDVLARSGAQDVLLVGIGPMAHLAMEVAERLRAQGIGATVVDPRWVIPVQPSIVELAASHRLVITIEDGIRVGGIGTRVRQVLREAGVDTAVDELGLPDEFIDHASREQILADAGLTAAKIAQDVVSQVLGTRIPVARPPADGNGTWTTESVDAHDHATPGRDDRR, encoded by the coding sequence ATGTCGCTGCTTGATTCGGTGGACGGCCCGCGCGACCTGGACCGCCTGACGACGGCTCAGCTCGAGCAGCTGGCCGGTGAGGTCCGCGAGTTCCTCGTCGACAACGTCTCCCGTACGGGGGGCCATCTGGGCCCGAACCTCGGCGTCGTGGAACTCACCATCGCGATCCACCGGGTGTTCCACTCCCCGGATGACCCGATCATCTTCGACACCGGCCACCAGTCGTACGTGCACAAGCTGCTCACCGGCCGCAAGGACTTCTCGCAGCTGCGATCGCGCGGAGGGCTCGCCGGCTACCCGCAGCGCAGCGAGAGCCCGCACGACGTGGTGGAGTCCTCGCACGCCTCGAGCTCGCTCAGCTGGGCCGACGGCGTCTCGCGCGCGCTCACACGCACCGGTCGCACCGATCGGCACGTCGTGGCCGTCGTCGGCGACGGCGCCCTGACGGGCGGCATGACATGGGAGGCGCTCAACAACATCACCGACGACAACGACCGCAACCTCGTCATCGTCATCAACGACAACGGCCGCTCCTACGCCCCCACCATCGGCGGCATGGCACGGTACCTCAACCGCGTGCGCACGGCAGAGACCTACCGTTCGCTGCACCGCGGCTCCGCGACCCTCTCTCGTCGCCTCGGCCCCGCAGCGCGGGCGGTGTACCGGGGCGTCCGGGGTGGCACCCACGGGTTCCTGTCGCGGTTCGTCAACAACGCCGCGCTCTACTCGAACCTCGACATCAAGTACCTCGGGCCGGTGGACGGCCACGACATGGCATCGCTGGTCGAGACGCTGGAGCTGGCGAAGTCGTACGGCGCGCCCGTGATCGTGCACGCCATCACCGAGAAGGGCCGTGGCTACGCGCCCGCCCGCAGCGACGAGGCCGACCAGTTCCACGCCGTCGGCAAGATCGATCCCATCACCGGCGAGGCGATCGGCGGCGCGGGATCCGGAGCGTGGACCGACGTGTTCTCCGAGGAGCTCGTCCGCGCCGGTGAGCAGCGCGAGGACATCATCGCGATCACTGCTGCGATGCTGCGCCCGACCGGGCTGCTCCCGTTCGCGCAGCGCTTCCCCGACCGCGTGTACGACGTGGGCATCGCCGAGCAGCACGCCGTGGCATCGGCCGCCGGCCTCGCCTACGGGGGACTTCACCCCGTCGTGGCGCTGTACGCCACCTTCATGAACCGCGCATTCGACCAGGTTTTGATGGACGTCGCCCTCCACAAGGCGGGCGTGACGTTCGTGCTCGACCGCGCCGGAGTCACCGGCCCCGACGGGCCCAGCCACCACGGCGTGTGGGACCTTGCGATGCTGCAGCTCGTTCCCCACATCCGCATTGCCGTGCCGCGCGACGCGGAGCGGCTGCGCGAGGAGTTCCACGAGGCGATCGCCGTCGAAGACGGCCCCACGGTGGTGCGCTTCCCGAAGGGTGCCGTGGGAGACGATCTGCCGGCGATCGAGCGTCTGTCCGACGGCGTCGACGTGTTGGCCCGCAGCGGCGCACAGGACGTGCTGCTGGTCGGCATCGGACCCATGGCGCACCTGGCGATGGAAGTCGCCGAGCGGCTACGGGCGCAGGGGATCGGCGCGACCGTCGTCGACCCGCGCTGGGTCATCCCGGTGCAGCCGTCGATCGTCGAGCTCGCGGCATCCCATCGCCTCGTCATCACGATCGAGGACGGCATCCGCGTCGGCGGCATCGGCACACGGGTGCGCCAGGTGCTGCGCGAAGCGGGCGTGGACACGGCTGTCGACGAGCTCGGTCTTCCCGACGAGTTCATCGACCACGCCAGCCGTGAGCAGATCCTCGCCGACGCCGGCCTCACGGCCGCCAAGATCGCGCAGGACGTGGTGTCCCAGGTGCTGGGAACCCGCATCCCCGTCGCGCGTCCGCCGGCTGATGGCAACGGGACCTGGACGACGGAATCCGTCGACGCCCACGACCACGCGACACCGGGACGCGACGACCGCCGCTGA